The Bacillus sp. Marseille-Q1617 genome has a segment encoding these proteins:
- a CDS encoding helix-turn-helix transcriptional regulator, with protein MNPNISKIAALLSDQTRSSILLSLMDGTIHPVSELAYIAKVKPQTASFHLHKMLEANLISVEKHGRHRYYRLISSDVATVIESMLNISPEPPVNSLRDSREKSAIHYARTCYDHLAGYMGVQITNSLIQQNIIKKEGLNFEVTQEGHHFFQSFGINIDEQKKKRRAYARCCLDWSERQHHIAGALGNALLVKMLEQQWITRLPNTRAIKVTSNGSTQIKKIFGLDILKVRT; from the coding sequence TTGAATCCCAATATTTCAAAAATTGCTGCACTATTATCCGACCAAACAAGATCCTCAATTCTGCTTAGTCTTATGGATGGAACTATCCATCCGGTAAGTGAACTTGCTTATATTGCAAAAGTAAAACCTCAAACAGCAAGTTTTCACCTACATAAAATGCTAGAAGCAAATCTTATCAGTGTAGAAAAGCATGGGAGACACCGTTATTATAGGTTGATAAGCAGTGATGTAGCAACGGTTATAGAATCAATGTTAAACATATCACCGGAACCACCTGTAAATTCATTAAGAGATTCAAGAGAAAAAAGTGCTATACATTATGCGAGAACTTGTTACGATCATTTGGCTGGCTATATGGGTGTGCAGATCACCAATTCTTTAATCCAACAAAATATTATTAAAAAGGAAGGTCTTAATTTTGAAGTAACACAAGAGGGCCACCATTTTTTTCAAAGTTTTGGAATAAATATAGATGAACAAAAAAAGAAACGTAGAGCCTATGCCCGTTGTTGTTTAGATTGGAGTGAAAGGCAACATCATATTGCAGGGGCTTTGGGTAACGCTTTACTAGTGAAGATGCTGGAACAACAATGGATAACACGTTTGCCTAATACGCGTGCTATTAAAGTAACTTCAAATGGAAGTACCCAAATAAAAAAAATTTTTGGATTAGATATTTTGAAAGTACGGACTTAA
- a CDS encoding N-acetyltransferase yields the protein MFKVITFETNEINKWKIELEIMNSNSSYNQMSKNKSTINYDDILSEYEESKKLNTTRLLIKQGNNYIGLVDYCINNPSDNTPWISLFVIHKQFQGGGNSLGVFQQLEDLIRKEGKKKLRLAVHKENEKGILFWTRLGFNKFKEIIFEGKPHYCLEKNL from the coding sequence GTGTTTAAAGTGATTACTTTTGAAACTAACGAAATAAATAAATGGAAGATTGAATTAGAAATTATGAATTCAAACTCTTCCTATAATCAGATGTCTAAAAATAAAAGCACTATTAACTACGATGATATCCTATCTGAGTATGAAGAATCCAAAAAGTTAAATACTACTCGATTGTTAATCAAGCAGGGGAATAATTACATAGGATTAGTCGATTATTGTATAAATAATCCCTCTGATAATACTCCTTGGATTAGTTTATTTGTAATTCATAAGCAATTTCAAGGGGGAGGAAATTCACTGGGGGTATTTCAACAATTAGAAGACCTTATTAGAAAAGAAGGAAAGAAAAAATTACGATTGGCAGTCCATAAGGAGAATGAGAAAGGAATTTTGTTTTGGACCAGGCTTGGTTTTAATAAATTTAAAGAAATAATTTTCGAAGGGAAACCACACTACTGTTTAGAAAAGAATCTATAA
- a CDS encoding YjcQ family protein, whose product MKKLKCIYSILMKLDQREKIVQSDFDIDKEEWGDIAELILDEGLAKGISVTKGGQGNKVQSVWYDNAKITLDGLRFLEDNDAYSLK is encoded by the coding sequence ATGAAAAAGTTAAAATGCATTTATAGTATTCTAATGAAGTTGGACCAAAGAGAGAAAATTGTACAAAGTGATTTTGACATAGATAAAGAAGAATGGGGAGATATAGCAGAACTTATTCTTGACGAAGGACTTGCTAAAGGGATCTCAGTTACAAAAGGTGGTCAAGGTAATAAAGTACAATCAGTATGGTACGATAATGCCAAAATAACATTAGATGGACTGAGGTTCTTAGAAGACAATGATGCCTATTCTTTAAAATGA
- a CDS encoding flavin reductase family protein — MNIEKQDTTIFKEIKPKIMYYGTPTLLLNTLNEDGTTNISPMSSSWALGDCIVLGIGLGGKAIENLKRHSECVINLPCPNLWENVEKISSYTGTKIIPPFKKEIGFTYKKDKYESSELTPLSSKTVLPTRIKECPIQIEAVVKHIRTPEYNPLFAIVETQVLHFHAEESIVLNENYINPSKWSPLIYNFRHYFGLGKEVGRTFRSET, encoded by the coding sequence TTGAATATCGAAAAACAGGATACTACTATTTTCAAAGAGATCAAACCAAAAATTATGTATTATGGGACACCAACCCTTCTTCTCAACACTTTAAATGAAGACGGTACTACTAACATTAGTCCGATGTCCTCATCTTGGGCTTTAGGTGACTGTATTGTTCTTGGCATAGGACTTGGAGGTAAGGCAATAGAAAATTTAAAAAGGCATAGTGAATGCGTCATAAATTTACCCTGTCCAAATTTGTGGGAAAATGTTGAAAAAATCTCTTCTTATACTGGAACAAAAATTATTCCACCATTTAAGAAAGAGATTGGATTTACTTATAAAAAAGATAAATACGAATCATCAGAGTTAACACCTTTAAGTTCAAAAACAGTTTTACCTACACGTATTAAAGAGTGTCCTATTCAAATTGAGGCAGTAGTTAAACATATTCGAACCCCTGAATATAATCCTTTGTTTGCCATTGTTGAGACACAAGTACTGCATTTTCATGCAGAAGAAAGTATTGTACTAAATGAAAATTACATTAATCCATCAAAATGGAGTCCCTTAATTTATAATTTTCGGCACTACTTTGGATTAGGAAAAGAGGTAGGGAGAACGTTCCGTTCAGAAACTTAA
- a CDS encoding N-acetyltransferase: protein MEIFQATIEDLEGVSNLFNLYRIFYQQESDLESAKTYIKERIENKESVLFVVKDKQNYVGFTQLYPAFSSISLKRAWILNDLYVDKKARKQGVGELLLHKAKEYAIETGAKSLSLSTAPDNHSAQRLYEKNGYKRDDYFYHYELDLSQ, encoded by the coding sequence ATGGAAATATTTCAAGCTACAATTGAAGACCTAGAAGGAGTGTCAAATTTATTTAATTTGTATCGGATATTTTATCAACAAGAATCCGATTTAGAAAGTGCTAAAACTTACATAAAAGAACGTATAGAAAATAAGGAATCCGTTTTATTTGTCGTTAAAGATAAACAAAACTATGTCGGTTTTACTCAACTTTATCCTGCATTTTCATCTATATCTCTGAAAAGAGCCTGGATATTAAATGATTTATATGTTGATAAAAAGGCAAGAAAACAAGGAGTAGGAGAATTGCTCTTACATAAAGCAAAAGAATACGCAATTGAAACAGGTGCTAAAAGCCTTAGTCTCAGTACAGCACCAGATAATCATTCTGCTCAAAGACTATATGAAAAAAATGGATACAAAAGAGATGATTATTTTTATCATTATGAATTAGATTTATCCCAATAG
- a CDS encoding tyrosine-type recombinase/integrase — protein sequence MKLSEAWVKYQLDKKIEGYSPLTLKAYCFQYTLLLKHFGDISINNFTTDALKSYLINSGDHLKPASMGHRVRCIRSLFKWIHDEGHLPNNPAAKLKEPKIGKRIPKFLTELEIEHLRESCESSLENALFEFFYSTGCRIGEIVKLNREDINFSANSVIVHGKGDKEREVYFNTRCSLWLKRYLDERDDQEDCLFVTERKPKHRMSIDMIRYIIKRVSKRAGIKKSIHPHQLRHSYATHLINNGAPLEVIQSLLGHEKSETTKIYAQLSGKLRQDFYCKYF from the coding sequence ATGAAACTTTCCGAAGCCTGGGTGAAATATCAGCTAGATAAGAAGATTGAAGGGTATTCTCCATTAACGTTGAAAGCTTATTGTTTTCAATATACTCTTCTGTTAAAACACTTTGGTGATATTAGTATTAATAACTTTACAACCGACGCTTTGAAAAGTTACCTAATCAATTCAGGAGACCATTTAAAGCCGGCGAGCATGGGGCATCGTGTCCGATGCATCAGATCCCTTTTTAAGTGGATTCATGATGAGGGACATCTTCCGAATAATCCAGCTGCTAAGTTAAAGGAACCAAAGATAGGAAAAAGAATCCCTAAGTTTCTTACGGAGCTGGAAATTGAACATCTAAGGGAATCTTGCGAAAGCTCCTTGGAAAATGCCTTGTTTGAATTTTTTTATTCGACAGGCTGCCGGATAGGGGAAATTGTTAAACTTAACCGGGAAGACATCAACTTCTCAGCCAACTCTGTAATTGTTCATGGAAAAGGTGACAAAGAGAGGGAAGTGTATTTTAATACTCGCTGCTCCCTCTGGTTGAAACGGTACTTGGATGAACGGGACGATCAAGAGGATTGCCTATTCGTTACAGAGAGAAAACCCAAACATCGGATGAGTATTGATATGATTCGATACATTATAAAACGGGTTTCTAAGCGAGCAGGTATAAAAAAGAGCATTCACCCTCATCAGTTAAGACATAGTTATGCAACTCATTTAATTAATAACGGCGCACCTCTGGAAGTGATCCAAAGCCTTTTGGGACATGAGAAAAGTGAGACGACAAAAATCTATGCTCAACTTAGTGGAAAACTGCGTCAGGACTTCTATTGTAAGTATTTTTGA
- a CDS encoding erythromycin esterase family protein, translating to MNFVREITRNRWKEQIKRTASEIKTNNGFSFIDRFIQDKRIILLGENSHGIADYFTTKTDLIRYLHQYHGFNVVVLESGLLEATLCKQFLSDDSPEKQIQSSLLDIYHNEEMKPLFSEKWAQSIKLSGMDPQPTYPLISEHMLDWIKNHTDYELYESMRRVEEQYFELDSEMLVKITKPIKKRMKSAIQEYEGVLKLIDIKRKNYSNPEIQRMFLLIQRGMQNRLQWLQVNLRGYLSSGIQRGFNMFQNLEWLMNHYYIKEKIIVWSHNFHIRKRRPLTAKLLGIRSVGYWLQKKYPKDFYAIGLYAGSGEFATQLRVELEINIMKKDHYHLESLLYETSETDLFLPLNVQNQITERKMWFKRRWRLLESGFSGLSPMVIYPQDHYDAIIFIREVTSPKYLKRSE from the coding sequence ATGAATTTTGTCAGAGAAATTACAAGAAATCGTTGGAAAGAACAAATTAAAAGAACTGCTTCTGAAATAAAAACAAATAATGGATTTTCATTTATTGACCGCTTTATACAAGATAAGCGAATTATTCTTCTTGGTGAAAATTCACACGGAATAGCGGACTATTTCACAACTAAAACTGACTTAATCCGTTATTTACATCAATATCACGGATTTAACGTTGTCGTACTTGAAAGCGGACTTTTGGAAGCAACTCTGTGCAAACAATTTTTAAGCGACGACTCCCCTGAGAAACAAATCCAAAGTAGCTTATTAGATATTTACCATAATGAAGAAATGAAACCACTGTTTTCTGAGAAATGGGCTCAGTCTATAAAACTTAGTGGAATGGATCCCCAGCCTACTTATCCTTTAATATCTGAACATATGTTAGATTGGATAAAAAATCATACGGATTATGAGTTATATGAATCTATGAGAAGAGTTGAGGAACAATATTTTGAATTAGACTCTGAAATGTTGGTAAAGATAACAAAACCTATAAAAAAGAGAATGAAATCTGCCATTCAAGAATATGAAGGAGTATTAAAATTAATAGATATTAAACGAAAAAACTACTCGAATCCCGAAATACAAAGGATGTTTCTATTAATCCAACGGGGGATGCAAAATAGGTTGCAATGGTTACAGGTGAATTTAAGAGGATACCTATCCTCTGGGATTCAAAGAGGGTTTAATATGTTTCAAAATTTAGAATGGCTAATGAATCACTATTATATTAAAGAGAAGATAATTGTATGGTCCCATAATTTTCATATACGAAAAAGACGACCCCTCACTGCAAAATTATTAGGAATTAGGTCGGTTGGGTATTGGTTGCAAAAGAAGTACCCTAAAGACTTTTATGCGATTGGTCTTTATGCTGGGAGTGGGGAATTTGCAACACAATTACGGGTCGAATTAGAGATAAATATTATGAAAAAAGATCATTATCATTTAGAGTCATTACTTTATGAGACATCAGAAACAGACTTATTTCTTCCATTGAATGTACAAAATCAAATCACCGAGAGAAAAATGTGGTTCAAAAGAAGATGGAGGTTATTGGAATCTGGATTTTCGGGTCTTTCCCCAATGGTTATTTATCCACAAGACCACTATGATGCAATAATCTTTATACGGGAAGTGACCTCCCCAAAATATTTAAAACGGTCTGAATAA
- a CDS encoding DUF3139 domain-containing protein, with protein MKKNKKLIIILVICLVVVVVGVPIFIYDAVHGNFIRDYSMENQVKEHLVLNDYTEEDVLSIEAEYNMKFNTNRIKGTIAYVVFKDEPKEEYVYVQWRETGKVQQECSYYSEDTGAYEVKYTEERKHMIKNCY; from the coding sequence TTGAAGAAGAATAAAAAGTTAATAATTATCCTGGTAATTTGTTTAGTTGTTGTTGTTGTTGGTGTCCCAATATTTATTTATGATGCGGTACACGGAAACTTTATAAGGGATTATTCAATGGAAAATCAAGTAAAAGAACACTTGGTGCTGAATGATTATACAGAAGAAGATGTCTTATCTATTGAAGCAGAATATAATATGAAATTTAACACGAATAGAATTAAAGGTACAATTGCTTATGTTGTTTTTAAAGATGAACCTAAAGAAGAATATGTGTATGTACAATGGAGAGAGACAGGGAAAGTACAGCAAGAATGTAGTTATTACAGCGAAGATACAGGGGCATATGAAGTAAAATATACTGAAGAAAGAAAACATATGATTAAAAATTGTTATTAA
- a CDS encoding DUF1062 domain-containing protein, whose translation MSLNNLFKYEIIAQETPYIKRNCSKCKKNTEFYCSEKFRVNANQKIVDIWLIYNCTHCEGTWNYPILSRVNINKIDSKLIQKFMNNDKETIWYYAFQINKLRKLCNDVITEIRYELRKEKLDSRTNEVTIRLCCKYNFGLRIDKLIAEILGISRSKVNKLSQNGTILLNPNIKMKSNVIDDLHIIVKGDGYKVDALTS comes from the coding sequence ATGAGTTTAAATAATTTATTCAAGTATGAGATCATTGCTCAGGAAACACCTTATATAAAACGAAATTGTAGTAAATGTAAAAAGAACACAGAATTTTATTGTAGTGAGAAGTTCAGGGTAAATGCGAATCAAAAAATAGTTGATATTTGGCTTATTTATAACTGTACACATTGTGAGGGAACTTGGAATTACCCTATTTTATCCAGAGTAAATATTAATAAAATTGACTCAAAGCTCATTCAAAAGTTTATGAATAATGATAAAGAGACCATTTGGTACTATGCTTTTCAAATCAACAAATTAAGAAAACTATGTAATGATGTAATTACAGAGATACGATACGAGTTAAGAAAAGAAAAGCTCGATTCACGAACTAACGAAGTTACGATTAGACTGTGCTGTAAATATAATTTTGGTCTTAGAATAGATAAACTTATCGCAGAGATTCTTGGCATTTCAAGGTCAAAAGTAAATAAACTGTCTCAGAATGGAACTATTTTACTAAATCCGAACATTAAGATGAAGAGCAATGTTATAGATGATTTACACATTATAGTCAAAGGCGACGGGTACAAAGTTGATGCATTGACATCATAA
- a CDS encoding IS110 family transposase: MNPVVGLDVSKGESEVQAFLDKGKPYGKSFSIKHNLEGLSSLLEFLESVKDKTGIQPSVVLEATGHYHAPVVQFLEQHNYLLIIVNPLISHRAKSSSLRKVKTDAIDAYRLCELYYKEDLEPYERRGIQLLNLRNLTRQHENITGIYVQTKLQFQAVLDQIFTEYRGVFGDLYSVVSLLLLKEFPASEDILAVSEDVLAEKIKEFCKSRSKRWAEEKARDLKQAAARNPFKKTLYQSHLLSLSMYIDMLLQYKEHLSRMESEIDTLAKEVEEYKIIQSIPGIGEKIAATIISEIGEIDRFNHPKKLVAFAGVDPEVFESGKFKATLVRITKRGSSRLRHALYLAVRSGIRDCRKQKTTDEIIPRNKRLRAFYDKKREEGKLYKVAVIACVNKLLHWIYAILKNRTTFQDIA, encoded by the coding sequence ATGAATCCAGTCGTTGGTCTGGATGTATCGAAAGGAGAAAGTGAGGTTCAGGCCTTTTTAGATAAAGGAAAACCTTACGGGAAAAGTTTTAGTATCAAGCATAATCTGGAAGGGCTAAGCTCACTACTTGAGTTTCTGGAAAGTGTGAAAGATAAAACAGGTATTCAACCTTCGGTTGTCCTAGAAGCAACTGGCCATTACCATGCACCTGTGGTTCAGTTTCTGGAGCAGCATAACTATTTATTAATCATCGTAAACCCGTTGATCTCTCATCGAGCTAAAAGTTCTAGTTTACGAAAAGTTAAAACGGATGCCATCGATGCTTATCGTCTCTGTGAGCTTTATTACAAAGAGGATTTAGAACCCTATGAAAGACGCGGCATTCAGCTTTTGAACCTACGTAACCTCACAAGACAGCATGAGAATATTACTGGGATATATGTTCAAACCAAGCTCCAATTCCAAGCAGTGTTGGATCAAATCTTCACTGAGTATAGAGGTGTGTTTGGAGATTTATATTCCGTTGTGTCCTTGCTTCTTTTAAAGGAATTTCCCGCCTCAGAAGATATTCTGGCTGTGAGTGAAGATGTGTTGGCTGAGAAAATCAAGGAATTCTGTAAGAGTCGCTCTAAGAGATGGGCAGAAGAAAAAGCTCGGGATCTAAAGCAAGCTGCAGCACGGAATCCATTTAAAAAGACGCTTTATCAGAGTCATTTACTGAGTCTAAGTATGTATATTGATATGCTTCTTCAATACAAAGAGCATCTATCCAGAATGGAGTCAGAGATAGACACTCTCGCAAAAGAAGTTGAAGAATATAAGATTATCCAATCTATCCCTGGTATCGGAGAAAAGATCGCCGCCACGATCATTTCTGAAATAGGAGAGATAGACCGGTTTAATCACCCGAAAAAGCTTGTAGCATTCGCTGGGGTTGATCCAGAAGTATTTGAATCAGGTAAGTTTAAAGCTACTCTTGTTCGCATTACAAAACGTGGTTCTAGCAGATTAAGGCACGCCTTATATTTGGCCGTTCGCTCTGGTATTCGTGACTGTCGCAAACAAAAAACAACAGATGAAATCATCCCTAGAAACAAGAGATTGAGAGCTTTTTATGATAAGAAGCGTGAGGAAGGAAAACTTTATAAAGTAGCCGTCATTGCTTGTGTAAATAAGCTCTTACATTGGATCTATGCCATATTAAAAAACAGAACCACTTTCCAAGATATAGCCTAA
- a CDS encoding DUF5412 family protein — translation MLVVFSMICMFVYKKFIYTFEFNNGEFFVGPVESPNGKYTANSYYKTYGGAAGGVNVWVEITEGTGNKVRTIYYAPGKSNFSMNWVDDETLNITNEAPGVPKENRSIKLTIGKEIYDESGAACDSWVMKDEYETCYERD, via the coding sequence TTGCTTGTCGTATTTAGTATGATTTGTATGTTCGTATATAAAAAATTTATCTATACATTTGAGTTTAATAACGGTGAATTTTTTGTAGGTCCTGTGGAATCGCCTAATGGTAAGTATACAGCCAATTCATATTATAAAACGTATGGTGGAGCAGCAGGTGGTGTAAATGTTTGGGTCGAAATTACTGAAGGTACGGGCAATAAGGTTCGTACTATATACTATGCTCCTGGGAAAAGTAATTTTTCTATGAATTGGGTAGACGATGAAACACTAAACATTACCAATGAGGCTCCAGGAGTTCCAAAAGAAAACCGAAGCATCAAATTAACAATAGGGAAAGAAATTTATGATGAGTCTGGTGCAGCCTGTGATAGTTGGGTTATGAAAGATGAATATGAAACTTGTTATGAAAGGGATTAA
- a CDS encoding class I SAM-dependent methyltransferase encodes MEKNESSLTSLISAFGRAYHSKYDTPKIFDDYIAKDLITQKEFEDIRKNMIQGIQFFNHEIAIKFQDQPDEILKWITQVQLSPTPLARAAYCEKVLFHEIVLGAEQYVILGAGLDTFCFRNPELDPKLEIFEVDYPSTQDFKRNRLAKSNYQIPDNFHFVPMDFTKDIILQNLIDEGFQPNKKTFYSLLGVSYYLTKEEISNLIKELFAEIPLGSSIVFDYADDKLFEEKGLSNRVQNMVQMASASGEPMKSCFTYDEIEKLLEDAGLLIYEHLSPDVINNKFFSDRSDYLKAFETIHYIHAVKKIIICLISAYPLIHYLIEG; translated from the coding sequence ATGGAGAAAAATGAATCCAGTTTAACTTCCTTAATTTCAGCTTTTGGTCGAGCATACCATAGTAAATATGACACACCAAAGATTTTTGATGATTATATTGCAAAAGATTTAATTACCCAAAAGGAATTTGAAGATATTCGTAAAAACATGATTCAAGGAATTCAATTTTTTAATCATGAAATTGCTATTAAATTTCAAGATCAACCCGATGAAATATTAAAATGGATTACACAAGTTCAACTCTCACCAACTCCATTAGCACGTGCTGCCTATTGTGAAAAAGTATTATTCCATGAGATAGTACTAGGAGCTGAACAATATGTCATTCTAGGAGCTGGATTGGATACATTTTGTTTTCGGAACCCAGAATTAGACCCTAAGTTGGAAATATTTGAAGTTGATTATCCGTCTACACAAGATTTTAAAAGGAATAGGCTAGCCAAATCTAATTATCAAATTCCGGATAATTTCCACTTTGTTCCAATGGATTTCACCAAAGATATTATCCTACAAAACCTTATTGATGAGGGTTTTCAACCAAACAAAAAAACCTTCTATAGTCTCTTAGGTGTTTCCTATTACTTAACAAAAGAAGAAATTTCAAATTTAATTAAAGAATTATTTGCAGAGATTCCATTGGGAAGTTCCATCGTTTTTGATTATGCAGATGATAAACTATTTGAAGAAAAAGGATTGTCTAACCGAGTTCAGAATATGGTGCAAATGGCATCAGCTAGTGGCGAACCAATGAAATCATGTTTTACTTATGACGAAATAGAAAAATTGTTAGAAGATGCAGGATTACTTATTTACGAACATTTATCACCCGATGTTATAAATAATAAATTCTTTAGCGATCGTTCGGATTATTTAAAAGCCTTTGAAACGATTCATTACATCCATGCTGTAAAAAAAATAATTATTTGTTTAATATCAGCTTACCCCTTAATCCACTATTTGATTGAGGGGTAG
- a CDS encoding DMT family transporter, producing MKTTRYVGLLMIISGAALWGLSGPMIQWLFQNSELSLNNFLVVRLIMAGIFTLGLLHFTQKNIFGIWKDRRSWIQLMIFGVLGMLGAQYVFIETIRESNAVTAVLFQFLGPVFITIYVAWQTKKLPTMLQFLAVIAALAGTVLLITNGSMENVMLSKRAIILGLLTTLGFTFYTLHPVSLIKEWGTSVIIGWGMLIGGIVLLIFKHDFSVVQLAQTLTLHTFSMMLLVIICGTVSFILYIGSLNYLSATETSLLSSIEPLVAAIVSIVWLNVGFGATQLLGGFFIVAAVVILSFPDSQNREKQLQTYM from the coding sequence ATGAAAACAACCCGATATGTCGGACTTTTGATGATAATTAGTGGAGCAGCATTATGGGGTCTCTCCGGACCAATGATCCAGTGGCTTTTTCAAAATAGCGAATTATCTCTGAATAATTTCCTTGTTGTACGATTAATTATGGCTGGAATCTTCACTCTGGGACTGTTGCATTTCACTCAAAAAAACATTTTTGGCATCTGGAAGGATCGTCGTTCTTGGATTCAACTCATGATTTTTGGTGTGTTGGGAATGCTTGGAGCCCAGTACGTTTTTATAGAAACCATCCGTGAAAGTAATGCAGTGACAGCAGTACTATTCCAATTTCTCGGTCCCGTTTTCATTACCATTTATGTAGCATGGCAGACAAAAAAACTACCAACAATGTTGCAATTTCTAGCTGTGATTGCAGCCTTAGCCGGAACCGTTCTCCTGATTACAAATGGCTCAATGGAAAATGTCATGCTATCGAAAAGGGCCATTATTCTTGGTCTGCTAACTACACTTGGTTTTACTTTCTATACACTCCATCCTGTCTCATTGATCAAGGAGTGGGGAACCTCGGTCATCATTGGCTGGGGTATGTTAATTGGCGGCATTGTGCTGTTAATTTTCAAGCATGATTTTAGCGTTGTACAATTGGCCCAAACCTTAACACTTCATACATTTTCGATGATGCTTCTGGTAATTATCTGCGGCACGGTTTCTTTTATACTCTATATTGGCAGTCTGAATTATTTAAGCGCCACTGAAACAAGTTTATTATCCAGTATCGAACCTCTAGTTGCTGCAATTGTGTCTATCGTTTGGTTAAATGTGGGGTTTGGTGCTACTCAACTATTAGGCGGATTTTTTATCGTTGCTGCTGTTGTCATCCTATCATTCCCGGATAGTCAAAATAGGGAAAAACAATTGCAGACATATATGTAA
- a CDS encoding PLP-dependent aminotransferase family protein, whose translation MYELTPKLDSYSKEPQYVQLYNYIKQEIDKRMLRPNTKLPSKRKLSWYLNVSQNTVEASYDQLVAEGYIEGIPRKGYFVCEIQPTFSHAEKNSDYIKEKIFKSDVTFDFTQTGVDHHSFPFAVFRKIANDVLKSESKHLLTIGHPQGEFELREEIASYLYESRGVRTAPSQIIIGSGTPTLIQLLFKLLKGSLYAVEDPGYHKRLVTFEKGPENVKGIPLDNEGISITSLKESGANIAFVTPSHQFPCGMIMSISRRKQLLSWAKEKKGRYIVEDDYDSEFRYSGKPIPALQSLDSDEKVIYMGTFSKALLPSLRMAYIVLPKLLMEKYHEHYFHFAQSVSRLDQEIIKRFMQEGSWKKHINKMRIVYKKKRDALITALSTHFPNSIEIIGQDSGLHLLVRMNNGMVEKELIEQAAKYDIKVYPVSDYGLSDDRTILLGFAVLSEEEIFSGVHSLAKAWGG comes from the coding sequence ATGTATGAATTAACACCAAAACTTGATTCGTATAGTAAAGAACCTCAATATGTACAGTTATATAACTATATCAAGCAAGAGATTGATAAAAGGATGCTTAGGCCAAATACTAAGCTTCCTTCCAAACGAAAACTTTCTTGGTATTTAAACGTGAGCCAAAACACTGTAGAGGCATCGTACGACCAGCTTGTTGCCGAAGGATATATTGAGGGAATTCCACGAAAAGGGTATTTTGTCTGCGAAATTCAGCCAACATTTTCCCATGCTGAAAAAAATTCCGATTATATCAAGGAAAAAATCTTTAAAAGCGACGTCACTTTTGATTTCACTCAAACAGGAGTTGATCATCATTCATTTCCTTTTGCTGTTTTTCGAAAAATAGCAAATGATGTTTTGAAGAGTGAGAGTAAACATTTGTTGACGATTGGGCATCCTCAGGGAGAATTTGAGCTGCGTGAAGAAATTGCCTCCTATCTGTACGAATCCCGTGGCGTCCGGACAGCGCCGAGCCAGATAATCATTGGGTCAGGAACACCAACACTAATACAACTTTTGTTTAAGTTATTAAAGGGAAGCTTGTATGCCGTTGAAGACCCCGGGTACCATAAAAGACTTGTAACCTTCGAAAAAGGACCTGAAAATGTGAAGGGAATTCCGCTTGATAATGAAGGGATCAGCATAACCAGCTTAAAGGAAAGTGGCGCTAATATTGCTTTTGTTACTCCGTCACACCAATTTCCTTGTGGAATGATAATGTCGATATCAAGGCGTAAGCAGTTGCTGAGCTGGGCTAAGGAAAAAAAGGGAAGATACATCGTCGAGGATGATTATGACAGTGAATTTCGTTATTCAGGCAAACCCATCCCTGCATTACAAAGTCTGGATTCCGATGAAAAAGTAATCTATATGGGTACATTTTCAAAAGCGTTGCTACCGTCCCTGCGCATGGCTTATATCGTTCTTCCCAAACTGTTAATGGAAAAGTACCATGAACATTACTTTCACTTCGCTCAGTCTGTGTCTCGGCTTGACCAGGAGATCATCAAAAGATTCATGCAGGAAGGCAGCTGGAAAAAACATATTAACAAAATGCGGATTGTTTACAAAAAAAAGAGAGATGCACTCATCACAGCGCTTTCGACTCATTTCCCAAATTCAATTGAAATCATTGGCCAGGATTCTGGATTGCATCTTTTAGTCCGCATGAATAACGGTATGGTGGAAAAAGAGCTTATTGAACAGGCTGCTAAATATGATATCAAAGTTTATCCTGTATCAGATTACGGTTTAAGTGACGATCGAACCATTCTATTGGGTTTTGCAGTATTATCTGAGGAAGAGATATTTTCAGGAGTTCACTCGTTGGCAAAAGCATGGGGAGGGTAG